One genomic window of Ammospiza nelsoni isolate bAmmNel1 chromosome 4, bAmmNel1.pri, whole genome shotgun sequence includes the following:
- the RFC1 gene encoding replication factor C subunit 1 isoform X1 translates to MAANPGGGDTNQDIRKFFGVIPPGKRQECETVKRSEKIRNGEGPSGGKKREKETKVNSSPSEDDSKQKRTKKKRRIIYDSDSEEEVQSVKKSKKSPEKKAAASKPGKVLKRDPVVYISETDEDDDFANKRISLKPKENGTSGVGCPGTNSVKKEEVKPQAKSKPLSPVKQTPTSALDFFGTRSVQRSEKKLVASKRKELSQSRDSTLDDEAIARQLQLEEDSELERQLHDDEEFARTLAMLDETPQKKKARKNTEGEQTGQSINSSPNAAAGYRQSERVKATDSAGAAMNYSAKPQTKSEQLKGSCLPPQSSNGRKEEIAEKERGAQNSLSRGKAASGKEEKTTPKKEKASPKKTESISPEDSEKKRNNYQAYRSFLNREGPKALGSKEIPQGAENCLEGLTFVITGVLECIERDEAKSLIERYGGKVTGNVSKKTNYLVMGRDCGQAKCEKASALGTKIIDEDGLFDLIRTMPGKKSKYELAAETEAKKVESKPKKTPEKAEAGKRNFSPYKREANNKKYKSTPEKGEAIRSVKKETTAVRKLTDFKRQTVEEKEAPKPKGNLVSEVNEDGTEKLLWVDKYKPVSLKAIIGQQGEQSCANKLLRWLRNWHKNTLEDGQAKPSKTGSKDDGSGFKAALLSGPPGVGKTTTAALVCKELGYSYVELNASDTRSKNSLKEVVAESLNNTSIKDFCSGASSSVSGKHVLIMDEVDGMAGNEDRGGIQELIALIRHTKVPIICMCNDRNHPKMRSLVHYCLDLRFQRPRLEQIKGAMMSIAFKEGLKIPPPAMQEIILAANQDIRQVLHNLNMWCAKDKSLTYDEAKTDASRAKKDIKLGPFDVVRKVFATGEEAARMSLIDKSDLFFHDYSLAPLFVQENYVHVKPAAAGGNLKKHLVLLSRAADSICDGDIVDRQIRSKQNWNLLPTQAIYASVLPGELMRGYMSQFPVFPSWLGKFSSTGKHDRIIQELAMHMSLRTQTCKRTVNMEYLSYLRDALVQPLRDFGADGVQQAITFMDSYCLMKEDVENIMEISTWGGKPSPFSKLDPKVKAAFTRAYNKEAHLTPYSLSAAKASKRQSASAAALELSEDLAVEEIQSDEDEQDTVDSDAMIKQKKVKSSKLPKREKNEETTKKEGKRKEKTRHLE, encoded by the exons ATGGCTGCTAACCCTGGAGGTGGTGATACCAACCAG GATATCCGGAAATTCTTTGGTGTTATACCTCCTGGAAAGCGACAAGAGTGTGAGACTGTGAAAAGGAGtgaaaaaattagaaatggTGAAGGACCCTCAGgtgggaagaaaagggaaaaggagactaag GTGAATAGTTCACCCAGTGAAGATGATTCCAAACAGAAGCGGAcgaaaaagaagagaagaataaTCTATGATTCAG ATTCAGAAGAGGAGGTGCAGTCCGTGAAAAAATCCAAGAAGTCACCTGAGAAAAAAGCAGCTGCTTCAAAACCTGGTAAAGTTCTAAAGCGGGATCCTGTTGTTTATATTTCAGAGACAG ATGAAGATGATGATTTTGCCAATAAAAGAATTTCCCTGAAACCGAAGGAGAATGGGACGTCAGGGGTTGGTTGTCCAGGAACAAATAGTGTGAAAAAAGAGGAGGTAAAACCACAAGCTAAAAGCAAGCCCCTCTCTCCAGTGAAACAGACTCCCACCTCTGCACTTGATTTCTTTGGGACAAGGAGTGTCCAACGCTCCGAAAAGAAGCTGGTAGCAAGTAAAAGGAAAGAG cTTTCACAGAGCAGAGACAGCACACTAGATGATGAGGCCATTGCTAGGCAACTGCAGCTTGAAGAAGATTCAGAG ctggAGAGACAGCTGCATGATGATGAAGAATTTGCTAGAACTCTGGCCATGTTGGATGAAACAccacagaagaaaaag GCTCGGAAAAACACAGAAGGAGAGCAAACAGGACAGAGCATCAACAGCAGCCCTAATGCAGCAGCAGGGTACAGGCAGTCAGAAAGAG TGAAAGCAACAGACTCAGCTGGTGCAGCCATGAATTACTCTGCGAAGCCACAAACTAAATCTGAACAGTTGAAAGGTTCTTGTTTACCCCCACAATCATCTAATGGTAGAAAAGAAGAGATTGCTGAAAAGGAAAGAGGTGCTCAAAATTCACTATcaagaggaaaagcagcttcagggaaagaagagaagacaACACCAAAGAAGGAGAAAGCTTCTCCCAAGAAAACTGAG TCTATAAGTCCTGAGGACTCTGAAAAGAAGCGAAACAATTACCAAGCTTACCGAAGCTTCCTTAATCGTGAGGGTCCCAAAGCACTGGGCTCCAAAGAGATACCTCAG GGAGCTGAGAACTGCTTGGAGGGACTGACATTTGTAATTACGGGAGTTCTGGAGTGTATTGAGAGGGATGAGGCCAAGTCTCTGATTGAGCGTTACGGGGGAAAGGTGACCGGCAATGTCAGCAAGAAGACAAATTACCTGGTGATGGGCCGGGACTGCGGCCAGGCCAAATGTGAGAAG GCATCAGCTTTAGGAACAAAAATTATTGATGAGGATGGTCTGTTTGATCTTATTCGAACTATGCCAGGCAAAAAGTCAAAATACGAGCTGGCAGCTGAAACAGAG gCAAAGAAAGTGGAGTCAAAACCCAAAAAGACACCAGAGAAAGCTGAGgctgggaaaaggaattttAGCCCCTACAAAAGGGAagctaataataaaaaatacaagtcTACTCCTGAAAAAGGAGAAGCCATCAGATCTGTCAAGAAGGAAACCACTGCTGTTCGAAAACTTACGGACTTCAAACGTCAGACTGTAGAGGAGAAAGAAGCCCCAAAACCTAAGGGGAACTTGGTTTCTGAGGTTAATGAAGATGGCACAGAGAAATTGCTGTGGGTGGATAAATATAAGCCTGTATCTCTTAAGGCAATTATTGGACAGCagggtgagcagagctgtgccaatAAACTGCTCCGATGGCTCAGAAACTGGCACAAGAACACCTTGGAAGATGGACAAG caaaaccCAGTAAAACTGGAAGCAAAGATGATGGGTCAGGCTTTAAAGCAGCATTACTTTCTGGTCCACCTGGAGTTGGTAAAACTACTACAGCTGCTTTGGTTTGTAAG GAGCTGGGGTATAGCTACGTGGAGCTGAATGCCAGCGACACTCGCAGCAAGAACAGTCTGAAGGAAGTGGTTGCTGAGTCACTGAACAACACCAGCATCAAAGACTTCTGTTCTG GTGCATCTTCATCAGTTAGCGGGAAGCATGTATTGATCATGGATGAAGTGGATGGTATGGCAGGCAATGAAGACAGAGGAGGGATTCAG GAGCTGATTGCTTTGATCCGGCACACGAAGGTTCCCATCATTTGCATGTGCAACGATCGCAACCACCCCAAGATGCGCTCCTTGGTGCACTACTGCTTGGACCTTCGTTTTCAGAGACCTCGGCTGGAGCAGATCAAA GGTGCCATGATGTCTATTGCATTTAAAGAAGGTTTAAAAATTCCCCCACCTGCTATGCAAGAGATAATCCTGGCAGCAAATCAGGACATCAGACAG GTTTTACATAATCTTAATATGTGGTGTGCAAAAGACAAATCACTGACTTATGATGAGGCTAAAACAgatgccagcagagccaagaaAGACATCAAACTG GGCCCCTTTGATGTGGTCCGGAAGGTTTTTGCTACTGGAGAGGAGGCTGCCCGTATGTCTCTTATAGACAAATCAGATCTTTTCTTCCATGATTATTCACTAGCACCTCTCTTTGTCCAAGAGAACTATGTGCATGTGaaaccagctgctgctgg aggtAATTTAAAAAAGCACTTGGTGCTGTTGAGTAGAGCAGCTGATAGTATATGTGATGGTGATATAGTGGACAGACAGATTCGTAGCAAGCAGAACTGGAATCTTCTTCCAACACAG GCTATTTATGCAAGTGTTCTCCCAGGGGAGCTGATGAGGGGTTACATGTCCCAGTTTCCTGTCTTTCCCAGCTGGCTGGGGAAATTTTCATCCACAGGCAAACACGATCGTATCATTCAAGAACTGGCAATGCACATGAGTCTCAG AACTCAGACATGTAAGAGGACAGTAAATATGGAATACTTGTCGTATTTGCGGGATGCACTTGTCCAGCCCTTGAGAGACTTTGGAGCAGATGGTGTACAGCAAGCTATAACATTTATGGACTCCTACTGCTTGATGAAAGAAGATGTTGAAAATATCATGGAAATAAGCACGTGGGGAGGCAAACCCAGTCCTTTTTCAAAGCTGGATCCCAAG gtGAAAGCAGCTTTCACACGTGCCTACAACAAAGAGGCACACCTGACTCCATACTCACTCAGTGCTGCCAAGGCATCCAAAAGGCAGTCAGCCTCTGCAGCGGCCTTAGAGCTCAGTGAAGACTTGGCTGTGGAAGAGATCCAGTCTGATGAGGATGAGCAGGACACTGTTGACAGTGATGCAATGATTAAG CAAAAAAAGGTGAAGTCTTCCAAGCTgccaaaaagagagaaaaatgaagaaacaacaaaaaaagaagggaagagaaaagagaaaacaaggcaTTTAGAGTAA
- the RFC1 gene encoding replication factor C subunit 1 isoform X2, translating to MDIRKFFGVIPPGKRQECETVKRSEKIRNGEGPSGGKKREKETKVNSSPSEDDSKQKRTKKKRRIIYDSDSEEEVQSVKKSKKSPEKKAAASKPGKVLKRDPVVYISETDEDDDFANKRISLKPKENGTSGVGCPGTNSVKKEEVKPQAKSKPLSPVKQTPTSALDFFGTRSVQRSEKKLVASKRKELSQSRDSTLDDEAIARQLQLEEDSELERQLHDDEEFARTLAMLDETPQKKKARKNTEGEQTGQSINSSPNAAAGYRQSERVKATDSAGAAMNYSAKPQTKSEQLKGSCLPPQSSNGRKEEIAEKERGAQNSLSRGKAASGKEEKTTPKKEKASPKKTESISPEDSEKKRNNYQAYRSFLNREGPKALGSKEIPQGAENCLEGLTFVITGVLECIERDEAKSLIERYGGKVTGNVSKKTNYLVMGRDCGQAKCEKASALGTKIIDEDGLFDLIRTMPGKKSKYELAAETEAKKVESKPKKTPEKAEAGKRNFSPYKREANNKKYKSTPEKGEAIRSVKKETTAVRKLTDFKRQTVEEKEAPKPKGNLVSEVNEDGTEKLLWVDKYKPVSLKAIIGQQGEQSCANKLLRWLRNWHKNTLEDGQAKPSKTGSKDDGSGFKAALLSGPPGVGKTTTAALVCKELGYSYVELNASDTRSKNSLKEVVAESLNNTSIKDFCSGASSSVSGKHVLIMDEVDGMAGNEDRGGIQELIALIRHTKVPIICMCNDRNHPKMRSLVHYCLDLRFQRPRLEQIKGAMMSIAFKEGLKIPPPAMQEIILAANQDIRQVLHNLNMWCAKDKSLTYDEAKTDASRAKKDIKLGPFDVVRKVFATGEEAARMSLIDKSDLFFHDYSLAPLFVQENYVHVKPAAAGGNLKKHLVLLSRAADSICDGDIVDRQIRSKQNWNLLPTQAIYASVLPGELMRGYMSQFPVFPSWLGKFSSTGKHDRIIQELAMHMSLRTQTCKRTVNMEYLSYLRDALVQPLRDFGADGVQQAITFMDSYCLMKEDVENIMEISTWGGKPSPFSKLDPKVKAAFTRAYNKEAHLTPYSLSAAKASKRQSASAAALELSEDLAVEEIQSDEDEQDTVDSDAMIKQKKVKSSKLPKREKNEETTKKEGKRKEKTRHLE from the exons atG GATATCCGGAAATTCTTTGGTGTTATACCTCCTGGAAAGCGACAAGAGTGTGAGACTGTGAAAAGGAGtgaaaaaattagaaatggTGAAGGACCCTCAGgtgggaagaaaagggaaaaggagactaag GTGAATAGTTCACCCAGTGAAGATGATTCCAAACAGAAGCGGAcgaaaaagaagagaagaataaTCTATGATTCAG ATTCAGAAGAGGAGGTGCAGTCCGTGAAAAAATCCAAGAAGTCACCTGAGAAAAAAGCAGCTGCTTCAAAACCTGGTAAAGTTCTAAAGCGGGATCCTGTTGTTTATATTTCAGAGACAG ATGAAGATGATGATTTTGCCAATAAAAGAATTTCCCTGAAACCGAAGGAGAATGGGACGTCAGGGGTTGGTTGTCCAGGAACAAATAGTGTGAAAAAAGAGGAGGTAAAACCACAAGCTAAAAGCAAGCCCCTCTCTCCAGTGAAACAGACTCCCACCTCTGCACTTGATTTCTTTGGGACAAGGAGTGTCCAACGCTCCGAAAAGAAGCTGGTAGCAAGTAAAAGGAAAGAG cTTTCACAGAGCAGAGACAGCACACTAGATGATGAGGCCATTGCTAGGCAACTGCAGCTTGAAGAAGATTCAGAG ctggAGAGACAGCTGCATGATGATGAAGAATTTGCTAGAACTCTGGCCATGTTGGATGAAACAccacagaagaaaaag GCTCGGAAAAACACAGAAGGAGAGCAAACAGGACAGAGCATCAACAGCAGCCCTAATGCAGCAGCAGGGTACAGGCAGTCAGAAAGAG TGAAAGCAACAGACTCAGCTGGTGCAGCCATGAATTACTCTGCGAAGCCACAAACTAAATCTGAACAGTTGAAAGGTTCTTGTTTACCCCCACAATCATCTAATGGTAGAAAAGAAGAGATTGCTGAAAAGGAAAGAGGTGCTCAAAATTCACTATcaagaggaaaagcagcttcagggaaagaagagaagacaACACCAAAGAAGGAGAAAGCTTCTCCCAAGAAAACTGAG TCTATAAGTCCTGAGGACTCTGAAAAGAAGCGAAACAATTACCAAGCTTACCGAAGCTTCCTTAATCGTGAGGGTCCCAAAGCACTGGGCTCCAAAGAGATACCTCAG GGAGCTGAGAACTGCTTGGAGGGACTGACATTTGTAATTACGGGAGTTCTGGAGTGTATTGAGAGGGATGAGGCCAAGTCTCTGATTGAGCGTTACGGGGGAAAGGTGACCGGCAATGTCAGCAAGAAGACAAATTACCTGGTGATGGGCCGGGACTGCGGCCAGGCCAAATGTGAGAAG GCATCAGCTTTAGGAACAAAAATTATTGATGAGGATGGTCTGTTTGATCTTATTCGAACTATGCCAGGCAAAAAGTCAAAATACGAGCTGGCAGCTGAAACAGAG gCAAAGAAAGTGGAGTCAAAACCCAAAAAGACACCAGAGAAAGCTGAGgctgggaaaaggaattttAGCCCCTACAAAAGGGAagctaataataaaaaatacaagtcTACTCCTGAAAAAGGAGAAGCCATCAGATCTGTCAAGAAGGAAACCACTGCTGTTCGAAAACTTACGGACTTCAAACGTCAGACTGTAGAGGAGAAAGAAGCCCCAAAACCTAAGGGGAACTTGGTTTCTGAGGTTAATGAAGATGGCACAGAGAAATTGCTGTGGGTGGATAAATATAAGCCTGTATCTCTTAAGGCAATTATTGGACAGCagggtgagcagagctgtgccaatAAACTGCTCCGATGGCTCAGAAACTGGCACAAGAACACCTTGGAAGATGGACAAG caaaaccCAGTAAAACTGGAAGCAAAGATGATGGGTCAGGCTTTAAAGCAGCATTACTTTCTGGTCCACCTGGAGTTGGTAAAACTACTACAGCTGCTTTGGTTTGTAAG GAGCTGGGGTATAGCTACGTGGAGCTGAATGCCAGCGACACTCGCAGCAAGAACAGTCTGAAGGAAGTGGTTGCTGAGTCACTGAACAACACCAGCATCAAAGACTTCTGTTCTG GTGCATCTTCATCAGTTAGCGGGAAGCATGTATTGATCATGGATGAAGTGGATGGTATGGCAGGCAATGAAGACAGAGGAGGGATTCAG GAGCTGATTGCTTTGATCCGGCACACGAAGGTTCCCATCATTTGCATGTGCAACGATCGCAACCACCCCAAGATGCGCTCCTTGGTGCACTACTGCTTGGACCTTCGTTTTCAGAGACCTCGGCTGGAGCAGATCAAA GGTGCCATGATGTCTATTGCATTTAAAGAAGGTTTAAAAATTCCCCCACCTGCTATGCAAGAGATAATCCTGGCAGCAAATCAGGACATCAGACAG GTTTTACATAATCTTAATATGTGGTGTGCAAAAGACAAATCACTGACTTATGATGAGGCTAAAACAgatgccagcagagccaagaaAGACATCAAACTG GGCCCCTTTGATGTGGTCCGGAAGGTTTTTGCTACTGGAGAGGAGGCTGCCCGTATGTCTCTTATAGACAAATCAGATCTTTTCTTCCATGATTATTCACTAGCACCTCTCTTTGTCCAAGAGAACTATGTGCATGTGaaaccagctgctgctgg aggtAATTTAAAAAAGCACTTGGTGCTGTTGAGTAGAGCAGCTGATAGTATATGTGATGGTGATATAGTGGACAGACAGATTCGTAGCAAGCAGAACTGGAATCTTCTTCCAACACAG GCTATTTATGCAAGTGTTCTCCCAGGGGAGCTGATGAGGGGTTACATGTCCCAGTTTCCTGTCTTTCCCAGCTGGCTGGGGAAATTTTCATCCACAGGCAAACACGATCGTATCATTCAAGAACTGGCAATGCACATGAGTCTCAG AACTCAGACATGTAAGAGGACAGTAAATATGGAATACTTGTCGTATTTGCGGGATGCACTTGTCCAGCCCTTGAGAGACTTTGGAGCAGATGGTGTACAGCAAGCTATAACATTTATGGACTCCTACTGCTTGATGAAAGAAGATGTTGAAAATATCATGGAAATAAGCACGTGGGGAGGCAAACCCAGTCCTTTTTCAAAGCTGGATCCCAAG gtGAAAGCAGCTTTCACACGTGCCTACAACAAAGAGGCACACCTGACTCCATACTCACTCAGTGCTGCCAAGGCATCCAAAAGGCAGTCAGCCTCTGCAGCGGCCTTAGAGCTCAGTGAAGACTTGGCTGTGGAAGAGATCCAGTCTGATGAGGATGAGCAGGACACTGTTGACAGTGATGCAATGATTAAG CAAAAAAAGGTGAAGTCTTCCAAGCTgccaaaaagagagaaaaatgaagaaacaacaaaaaaagaagggaagagaaaagagaaaacaaggcaTTTAGAGTAA
- the RFC1 gene encoding replication factor C subunit 1 isoform X3, whose translation MAANPGGGDTNQDIRKFFGVIPPGKRQECETVKRSEKIRNGEGPSGGKKREKETKVNSSPSEDDSKQKRTKKKRRIIYDSDSEEEVQSVKKSKKSPEKKAAASKPDEDDDFANKRISLKPKENGTSGVGCPGTNSVKKEEVKPQAKSKPLSPVKQTPTSALDFFGTRSVQRSEKKLVASKRKELSQSRDSTLDDEAIARQLQLEEDSELERQLHDDEEFARTLAMLDETPQKKKARKNTEGEQTGQSINSSPNAAAGYRQSERVKATDSAGAAMNYSAKPQTKSEQLKGSCLPPQSSNGRKEEIAEKERGAQNSLSRGKAASGKEEKTTPKKEKASPKKTESISPEDSEKKRNNYQAYRSFLNREGPKALGSKEIPQGAENCLEGLTFVITGVLECIERDEAKSLIERYGGKVTGNVSKKTNYLVMGRDCGQAKCEKASALGTKIIDEDGLFDLIRTMPGKKSKYELAAETEAKKVESKPKKTPEKAEAGKRNFSPYKREANNKKYKSTPEKGEAIRSVKKETTAVRKLTDFKRQTVEEKEAPKPKGNLVSEVNEDGTEKLLWVDKYKPVSLKAIIGQQGEQSCANKLLRWLRNWHKNTLEDGQAKPSKTGSKDDGSGFKAALLSGPPGVGKTTTAALVCKELGYSYVELNASDTRSKNSLKEVVAESLNNTSIKDFCSGASSSVSGKHVLIMDEVDGMAGNEDRGGIQELIALIRHTKVPIICMCNDRNHPKMRSLVHYCLDLRFQRPRLEQIKGAMMSIAFKEGLKIPPPAMQEIILAANQDIRQVLHNLNMWCAKDKSLTYDEAKTDASRAKKDIKLGPFDVVRKVFATGEEAARMSLIDKSDLFFHDYSLAPLFVQENYVHVKPAAAGGNLKKHLVLLSRAADSICDGDIVDRQIRSKQNWNLLPTQAIYASVLPGELMRGYMSQFPVFPSWLGKFSSTGKHDRIIQELAMHMSLRTQTCKRTVNMEYLSYLRDALVQPLRDFGADGVQQAITFMDSYCLMKEDVENIMEISTWGGKPSPFSKLDPKVKAAFTRAYNKEAHLTPYSLSAAKASKRQSASAAALELSEDLAVEEIQSDEDEQDTVDSDAMIKQKKVKSSKLPKREKNEETTKKEGKRKEKTRHLE comes from the exons ATGGCTGCTAACCCTGGAGGTGGTGATACCAACCAG GATATCCGGAAATTCTTTGGTGTTATACCTCCTGGAAAGCGACAAGAGTGTGAGACTGTGAAAAGGAGtgaaaaaattagaaatggTGAAGGACCCTCAGgtgggaagaaaagggaaaaggagactaag GTGAATAGTTCACCCAGTGAAGATGATTCCAAACAGAAGCGGAcgaaaaagaagagaagaataaTCTATGATTCAG ATTCAGAAGAGGAGGTGCAGTCCGTGAAAAAATCCAAGAAGTCACCTGAGAAAAAAGCAGCTGCTTCAAAACCTG ATGAAGATGATGATTTTGCCAATAAAAGAATTTCCCTGAAACCGAAGGAGAATGGGACGTCAGGGGTTGGTTGTCCAGGAACAAATAGTGTGAAAAAAGAGGAGGTAAAACCACAAGCTAAAAGCAAGCCCCTCTCTCCAGTGAAACAGACTCCCACCTCTGCACTTGATTTCTTTGGGACAAGGAGTGTCCAACGCTCCGAAAAGAAGCTGGTAGCAAGTAAAAGGAAAGAG cTTTCACAGAGCAGAGACAGCACACTAGATGATGAGGCCATTGCTAGGCAACTGCAGCTTGAAGAAGATTCAGAG ctggAGAGACAGCTGCATGATGATGAAGAATTTGCTAGAACTCTGGCCATGTTGGATGAAACAccacagaagaaaaag GCTCGGAAAAACACAGAAGGAGAGCAAACAGGACAGAGCATCAACAGCAGCCCTAATGCAGCAGCAGGGTACAGGCAGTCAGAAAGAG TGAAAGCAACAGACTCAGCTGGTGCAGCCATGAATTACTCTGCGAAGCCACAAACTAAATCTGAACAGTTGAAAGGTTCTTGTTTACCCCCACAATCATCTAATGGTAGAAAAGAAGAGATTGCTGAAAAGGAAAGAGGTGCTCAAAATTCACTATcaagaggaaaagcagcttcagggaaagaagagaagacaACACCAAAGAAGGAGAAAGCTTCTCCCAAGAAAACTGAG TCTATAAGTCCTGAGGACTCTGAAAAGAAGCGAAACAATTACCAAGCTTACCGAAGCTTCCTTAATCGTGAGGGTCCCAAAGCACTGGGCTCCAAAGAGATACCTCAG GGAGCTGAGAACTGCTTGGAGGGACTGACATTTGTAATTACGGGAGTTCTGGAGTGTATTGAGAGGGATGAGGCCAAGTCTCTGATTGAGCGTTACGGGGGAAAGGTGACCGGCAATGTCAGCAAGAAGACAAATTACCTGGTGATGGGCCGGGACTGCGGCCAGGCCAAATGTGAGAAG GCATCAGCTTTAGGAACAAAAATTATTGATGAGGATGGTCTGTTTGATCTTATTCGAACTATGCCAGGCAAAAAGTCAAAATACGAGCTGGCAGCTGAAACAGAG gCAAAGAAAGTGGAGTCAAAACCCAAAAAGACACCAGAGAAAGCTGAGgctgggaaaaggaattttAGCCCCTACAAAAGGGAagctaataataaaaaatacaagtcTACTCCTGAAAAAGGAGAAGCCATCAGATCTGTCAAGAAGGAAACCACTGCTGTTCGAAAACTTACGGACTTCAAACGTCAGACTGTAGAGGAGAAAGAAGCCCCAAAACCTAAGGGGAACTTGGTTTCTGAGGTTAATGAAGATGGCACAGAGAAATTGCTGTGGGTGGATAAATATAAGCCTGTATCTCTTAAGGCAATTATTGGACAGCagggtgagcagagctgtgccaatAAACTGCTCCGATGGCTCAGAAACTGGCACAAGAACACCTTGGAAGATGGACAAG caaaaccCAGTAAAACTGGAAGCAAAGATGATGGGTCAGGCTTTAAAGCAGCATTACTTTCTGGTCCACCTGGAGTTGGTAAAACTACTACAGCTGCTTTGGTTTGTAAG GAGCTGGGGTATAGCTACGTGGAGCTGAATGCCAGCGACACTCGCAGCAAGAACAGTCTGAAGGAAGTGGTTGCTGAGTCACTGAACAACACCAGCATCAAAGACTTCTGTTCTG GTGCATCTTCATCAGTTAGCGGGAAGCATGTATTGATCATGGATGAAGTGGATGGTATGGCAGGCAATGAAGACAGAGGAGGGATTCAG GAGCTGATTGCTTTGATCCGGCACACGAAGGTTCCCATCATTTGCATGTGCAACGATCGCAACCACCCCAAGATGCGCTCCTTGGTGCACTACTGCTTGGACCTTCGTTTTCAGAGACCTCGGCTGGAGCAGATCAAA GGTGCCATGATGTCTATTGCATTTAAAGAAGGTTTAAAAATTCCCCCACCTGCTATGCAAGAGATAATCCTGGCAGCAAATCAGGACATCAGACAG GTTTTACATAATCTTAATATGTGGTGTGCAAAAGACAAATCACTGACTTATGATGAGGCTAAAACAgatgccagcagagccaagaaAGACATCAAACTG GGCCCCTTTGATGTGGTCCGGAAGGTTTTTGCTACTGGAGAGGAGGCTGCCCGTATGTCTCTTATAGACAAATCAGATCTTTTCTTCCATGATTATTCACTAGCACCTCTCTTTGTCCAAGAGAACTATGTGCATGTGaaaccagctgctgctgg aggtAATTTAAAAAAGCACTTGGTGCTGTTGAGTAGAGCAGCTGATAGTATATGTGATGGTGATATAGTGGACAGACAGATTCGTAGCAAGCAGAACTGGAATCTTCTTCCAACACAG GCTATTTATGCAAGTGTTCTCCCAGGGGAGCTGATGAGGGGTTACATGTCCCAGTTTCCTGTCTTTCCCAGCTGGCTGGGGAAATTTTCATCCACAGGCAAACACGATCGTATCATTCAAGAACTGGCAATGCACATGAGTCTCAG AACTCAGACATGTAAGAGGACAGTAAATATGGAATACTTGTCGTATTTGCGGGATGCACTTGTCCAGCCCTTGAGAGACTTTGGAGCAGATGGTGTACAGCAAGCTATAACATTTATGGACTCCTACTGCTTGATGAAAGAAGATGTTGAAAATATCATGGAAATAAGCACGTGGGGAGGCAAACCCAGTCCTTTTTCAAAGCTGGATCCCAAG gtGAAAGCAGCTTTCACACGTGCCTACAACAAAGAGGCACACCTGACTCCATACTCACTCAGTGCTGCCAAGGCATCCAAAAGGCAGTCAGCCTCTGCAGCGGCCTTAGAGCTCAGTGAAGACTTGGCTGTGGAAGAGATCCAGTCTGATGAGGATGAGCAGGACACTGTTGACAGTGATGCAATGATTAAG CAAAAAAAGGTGAAGTCTTCCAAGCTgccaaaaagagagaaaaatgaagaaacaacaaaaaaagaagggaagagaaaagagaaaacaaggcaTTTAGAGTAA